From a single Silene latifolia isolate original U9 population chromosome 6, ASM4854445v1, whole genome shotgun sequence genomic region:
- the LOC141588270 gene encoding uncharacterized protein LOC141588270, translating into MEYLSKVLAYVTENMGFKFHPMCGKLKLSHLIFDYDLLLFSKSYVGSIMVLLNAFVTFSRAYGIQMSPIKTSAYFNGVLGWVKEDILFIIPKGVLSRLNFICMNYLWDGKVEHLRVPLFSWNKKISPKQKGGLGIRDSYAWNNAAMGKLLIWMKRNKMQSEHSLLKPDIVFRQIRSVVKLRIHAHKNQSLDKNDKMWLSSIELCM; encoded by the exons ATGGAGTACTTGAGTAAGGTGTTGGCATATGTTACTGAAAATATGGGCTTCAAGTTTCATCCTATGTGTGGCAAGCTAAAATTATCTCATTTAATATTTGATTATGATCTTCTTCTATTTAGTAAGAGTTATGTGGGGTCCATAATGGTGTTGTTGAATGCTTTTGTTACCTTTTCCAGAGCTTATGGAATTCAAATGAGTCCAATAAAAACAAGTGCTTATTTTAATGGAGTTCTTGGATGGGTTAAGGAAGATATCTT ATTTATTATTCCAAAAGGTGTGTTGAGTAGACTGAATTTCATCTGCATGAATTACTTGTGGGATGGGAAGGTTGAACATCTCAGGGTACCTTTGTTCAGTTGGAATAAAAAAATTTCCCCAAAGCAGAAAGGTGGGTTAGGGATTAGAGACAGCTATGCTTGGAATAATGCTGCCATGGGGAAATTATTG ATCTGGATGAAGAGGAACAAAATGCAAAGTGAACATAGTTTGTTGAAGCCTGATATTGTGTTTAGGCAGATTAGAAGTGTGGTCAAGCTGAGGATTCATGCTCATAAGAACCAAAGTTTAGATAAAAATGATAAGATGTGGTTAAGTAGCATTGAGTTATGTATGTAG